A genomic stretch from Leptodactylus fuscus isolate aLepFus1 chromosome 10, aLepFus1.hap2, whole genome shotgun sequence includes:
- the LOC142219286 gene encoding C-type lectin domain family 2 member B-like, producing the protein MRNSERRIPEHEVLAKYENRDSTECALKKIQNRHRLYLTALLSLNIVFVLTIIGLMMFFNTKLSDGENCAQCDDDWIQYRGKCYYYSTTQDTWNKSLEHCRERNATLALIDNTEELDFLLWFKSSNSHWIGLSRTDDNTTWTWANGTLYNESLFNITRLSPNSRNTEHVFVTHGDIRSQEGAYDHKWICTRT; encoded by the exons ATGCGGAACAGCGAACGCAGAATTCCTGAACACGAGGTCCTAGCCAAGTATGAGAACCGAG ATTCTACAGAGTGTGCGCTAAAGAAGATCCAGAATCGCCATAGATTATATCTAACAG CTCTTCTATCACTGAATATTGTTTTCGTGCTGACGATAATCGGACTGATGATGTTTTTCAACACCAAGTTATCTG ATGGTGAGAACTGCGCTCAGTGTGATGATGACTGGATCCAGTACCGGGGAAAGTGTTACTACTACTCTACAACACAAGATACATGGAACAAGAGCCTGGAACACTGCAGGGAACGGAACGCAACATTGGCGCTTATAGATAACACAGAGGAACTG gattttttgctgtggtttaaGAGCTCAAACAGTCACTGGATCGGTCTAAGCCGTACGGACGATAATACAACCTGGACTTGGGCGAATGGAACGTTATACAATGAAAGCCT ATTCAACATCACAAGATTGTCACCGAATTCAAGGAATACGGAACATGTTTTTGTGACTCATGGAGACATAAGAAGTCAGGAAGGAGCGTATGATCACAAGTGGATATGTACGAGGACGTAG